A single Ketobacter sp. MCCC 1A13808 DNA region contains:
- a CDS encoding heparin lyase I family protein yields MLFKCGKEIRRKLMMLAVIVTGSVASQVVVGAIIYNGDFETGYIKPNSSDTNNGFYYGAFGPNCMFSPKNYSDDNDNRVQTKYVRKGSYANAQTIKYHCDYGVFNGGPQKPRQELSIYKALPMKENRAYWIGFSFMLDKSWVSDYSNNPDNLFQLFKEKTGSWNARADGANAVNIKEVNGKFTATFRNSYDSNGNAKQFSWPTVKNKWQDVAFNIKFCRKNTANCNGFIRMYLNGNPAPVFSHNGPNTEADAHKLMINLYKYNWICQDASNKTKKQCLDNRAATRSKANRTVYFDELKVGNSSSSLREVSPGGMAPPPPPTSEDPVPNMTCSKADSAITNGIAAGWYKHDVADKSKWEYKITTKNGYCLSDSWKSEPFPSLTCQKAKSAIQKGLTNGWYRHNITDSSDWNHRITVKNAYCFAN; encoded by the coding sequence ATGTTATTTAAATGTGGAAAAGAGATAAGACGTAAGCTGATGATGTTGGCTGTTATAGTGACAGGATCTGTTGCGTCTCAGGTTGTAGTCGGTGCCATTATATATAATGGGGATTTTGAAACAGGGTATATAAAGCCAAATAGTAGTGATACGAATAATGGGTTTTACTATGGGGCTTTTGGTCCGAATTGTATGTTTTCGCCAAAAAACTACAGTGACGATAACGACAACCGGGTGCAAACGAAGTACGTTCGGAAGGGCTCATATGCGAACGCCCAGACAATAAAATATCATTGTGATTATGGGGTCTTTAATGGTGGGCCACAGAAACCTAGGCAGGAGCTTAGTATATATAAGGCGCTTCCTATGAAGGAGAATAGGGCTTACTGGATAGGTTTTTCATTTATGTTAGATAAAAGCTGGGTTTCTGATTATAGCAATAATCCAGATAATCTATTTCAGCTATTTAAAGAAAAAACCGGTAGCTGGAATGCAAGAGCAGATGGAGCAAATGCCGTAAATATTAAAGAGGTGAATGGGAAGTTTACCGCCACTTTCAGAAATAGTTACGACAGTAACGGTAATGCTAAACAGTTCAGCTGGCCGACCGTTAAGAACAAATGGCAGGATGTGGCGTTTAACATAAAGTTTTGCAGAAAAAACACAGCTAATTGCAATGGTTTTATACGTATGTATTTAAATGGCAATCCGGCGCCTGTCTTCTCTCATAATGGACCCAATACAGAGGCGGATGCGCACAAATTGATGATAAACTTGTATAAATACAACTGGATTTGCCAGGATGCTTCGAACAAAACCAAGAAGCAATGTCTCGATAATCGAGCGGCAACGCGCTCGAAAGCAAATAGAACGGTTTATTTCGATGAGTTGAAAGTGGGAAATAGCAGTAGTAGCTTGAGAGAAGTGTCGCCCGGGGGTATGGCTCCACCACCGCCTCCGACATCCGAAGACCCTGTGCCCAATATGACCTGTAGTAAAGCAGATAGCGCTATTACTAATGGCATAGCCGCGGGGTGGTACAAGCACGACGTCGCGGACAAGAGCAAGTGGGAGTATAAAATTACTACGAAGAATGGCTATTGTCTTAGCGATAGCTGGAAATCGGAGCCCTTTCCTTCTCTTACTTGCCAGAAAGCAAAGTCCGCCATTCAAAAGGGGCTAACCAATGGGTGGTATAGGCACAACATCACAGATAGTAGTGATTGGAACCATCGAATTACAGTTAAGAACGCATACTGCTTTGCAAATTAA
- a CDS encoding GTP cyclohydrolase II — MSNDKAGEGKPSKHIRLTSHPGQQGSNGSPIIHWGAGSASERGPVIGTTTNRSQRNVIGTHSGSYGVYRALAVAAGNLVKGHRADLTNTSPTDLIGPHPQWCDAEKMVSIDPWGASVADVFSDHIAQGYDVRPTIAVTKAHIDLPEIHHALTFHRLIPDNRIFLENGSAVVTKVAIEPVWWLPGVAKRFNVSESDLRRNLFEETGGMYPELVTRSDLEVFLPPIGGQTLYIFGNPKDLANPEVTLTARVHDECNGSDVFGSDICTCRPYLTHAIEECIRGAQQGGVGLIAYSRKEGRALGEVTKFLVYNARKRQLGGDSADKYFLRTECVAGVQDMRFQELMPDVLHWLGVQKIHRLVSMSNDKYNAIVGSGIDVGTRVKIPDELVPADAQVEIEAKIAAGYYTDGAVPDETSLASTKGRDLDG, encoded by the coding sequence ATGAGCAACGACAAGGCCGGCGAAGGCAAACCGTCCAAGCATATACGCCTGACCAGTCATCCGGGCCAGCAAGGGTCCAACGGTTCCCCGATCATTCATTGGGGCGCAGGCAGCGCGAGTGAACGGGGCCCTGTGATCGGCACTACGACTAACCGCAGCCAACGCAACGTTATCGGTACTCATAGCGGCAGCTATGGTGTTTATCGCGCGTTAGCGGTAGCCGCAGGCAACTTGGTAAAAGGGCATCGTGCCGATCTAACCAACACCAGCCCCACGGACCTGATCGGCCCCCACCCACAATGGTGCGATGCTGAAAAAATGGTGTCTATTGATCCCTGGGGCGCCAGCGTCGCGGATGTGTTCAGTGATCATATTGCCCAGGGCTACGATGTGCGCCCGACCATTGCCGTCACCAAGGCCCATATTGACCTGCCCGAAATTCACCACGCGCTCACGTTCCACCGCCTGATTCCGGATAACCGTATTTTTCTGGAGAATGGTTCGGCAGTGGTAACAAAAGTGGCGATCGAACCGGTTTGGTGGCTACCCGGCGTGGCCAAGCGATTCAACGTCAGCGAATCGGATTTACGCCGCAACCTGTTTGAAGAAACCGGTGGCATGTATCCTGAATTGGTGACCCGCAGCGACCTGGAAGTTTTCTTGCCTCCCATCGGAGGGCAAACCCTTTACATTTTTGGAAATCCAAAAGATTTAGCCAACCCCGAAGTCACACTGACCGCGCGCGTGCACGACGAGTGCAATGGCTCTGATGTTTTCGGCTCCGACATTTGCACCTGCCGCCCCTACCTCACCCATGCCATAGAAGAATGCATACGCGGAGCTCAGCAAGGCGGCGTAGGGTTAATTGCATACAGCCGAAAAGAAGGCCGCGCACTGGGAGAAGTCACTAAGTTTCTGGTGTATAACGCGCGCAAACGTCAGCTCGGCGGCGACAGTGCGGATAAGTATTTTCTGCGCACTGAATGCGTAGCCGGGGTTCAGGATATGCGGTTTCAGGAATTGATGCCGGATGTGCTGCACTGGCTGGGCGTCCAAAAAATTCACCGACTGGTCAGCATGAGTAATGATAAATACAACGCCATCGTGGGCAGCGGGATTGACGTGGGCACCCGGGTAAAAATTCCCGACGAACTGGTGCCTGCGGATGCGCAAGTGGAAATTGAAGCCAAAATTGCTGCCGGCTACTACACCGATGGAGCGGTGCCCGATGAGACCTCACTTGCATCGACCAAAGGACGAGACCTTGATGGCTGA
- a CDS encoding DUF6210 family protein, translating into MRELCLYNLEQAAVIVLDDSGMQYFFNCGRAGAIQSRATGFLVPLSNDPPADQPELALAGRLSALVGDNGGLGPADATNINELLRELSSTDICFVNEARLPESCESRVYVIVRPQGEYSQFQGLDEFEALLVWPVSNIPGL; encoded by the coding sequence ATGCGCGAGCTGTGTCTTTATAATCTTGAACAGGCAGCCGTTATTGTTTTAGACGATAGCGGCATGCAATATTTTTTCAATTGTGGACGCGCGGGGGCGATTCAATCCAGAGCCACCGGCTTTCTGGTTCCCCTGTCCAATGACCCACCTGCAGACCAGCCTGAGCTGGCTTTGGCAGGCCGGTTGTCCGCGCTGGTGGGTGACAACGGGGGGCTTGGTCCTGCCGATGCGACTAACATAAACGAGCTATTAAGGGAGTTATCGTCTACTGATATTTGCTTTGTGAATGAAGCTCGGCTGCCGGAATCATGTGAGTCCCGAGTTTATGTCATCGTTCGCCCGCAAGGGGAATACAGTCAGTTTCAGGGGCTCGACGAGTTTGAAGCGCTGCTGGTCTGGCCGGTGTCAAACATACCAGGCTTGTGA
- the typA gene encoding translational GTPase TypA, giving the protein MIEKIRNIAIIAHVDHGKTTLVDKLLQQSGTLGRKDEGERVMDSNDLEKERGITILAKNTAIEWNDYHINIVDTPGHADFGGEVERVMSMVDSVLLLVDAVDGPMPQTRFVTQKAFAQGLNPIVVINKIDRPGARPDWVMDQVFDLFDRLGATDEQLDFPVIYASALNGIAGMDADDMAEDMTPLFQAVIDKVSPPEVDSDGPFQMQISSLDYSSFLGVIGIGRVKRGKIKAGSPVKIVDREGKTRNGKILKIMGHHGLDRIDVPDAEAGDIICITGIDELFISDTVCSPELVEALPPLTVDEPTVSMIFQVNTSPFAGKEGKFVTSRNIRERLEKELIHNVALRVEDTESPDRFRVSGRGELHLSVLIENMRREGFELAVGSPEVILKEADGKTQEPYEQLMIDIEEQHQGSIMEQLGLRKAEMADMVPDGKGRVRMDFIAPSRGLIGFRSEFLTMTSGTGIMNSTFSHYGELKEGDVSKRQNGVLISMITGKTLGYALFNLQDRGRLMIDPNVEVYEGQVIGIHSRGNDLVINPTKAKQLTNIRAAGTDENIVLTPPIRYSLEQALDFIDKDELVEVTPSSIRIRKKLLKENERKRAPK; this is encoded by the coding sequence GTGATCGAAAAAATCCGTAATATCGCCATTATCGCGCACGTTGACCATGGTAAAACAACTCTGGTGGACAAGCTGTTACAACAATCCGGCACCTTAGGTCGTAAAGACGAAGGTGAGCGAGTGATGGACTCCAATGATCTTGAGAAAGAACGCGGGATCACAATCCTGGCCAAAAATACCGCAATCGAGTGGAATGACTACCATATCAATATAGTAGATACCCCCGGACACGCCGACTTCGGTGGAGAAGTTGAGCGCGTTATGTCCATGGTGGACTCTGTACTGCTGTTGGTTGACGCCGTTGATGGCCCCATGCCGCAAACTCGTTTTGTTACTCAGAAGGCATTTGCCCAGGGCCTCAATCCCATTGTTGTAATTAATAAGATCGACCGGCCCGGGGCTCGTCCTGACTGGGTGATGGATCAGGTGTTTGACTTGTTTGACCGTTTGGGTGCGACCGACGAGCAGTTGGATTTTCCGGTTATCTATGCGTCTGCGTTGAACGGCATTGCCGGGATGGATGCAGATGATATGGCCGAAGACATGACCCCATTGTTTCAGGCAGTAATCGATAAGGTGTCGCCGCCGGAAGTGGATTCTGACGGGCCTTTCCAGATGCAGATCAGTTCCCTGGATTATTCCAGCTTTCTGGGAGTTATCGGTATCGGCCGGGTTAAACGTGGCAAAATCAAAGCCGGCTCCCCGGTCAAGATTGTGGATCGCGAAGGTAAGACTCGTAACGGCAAGATTCTTAAGATCATGGGTCATCACGGTCTGGACCGGATCGATGTGCCCGATGCCGAGGCTGGTGACATCATCTGTATCACCGGTATTGATGAACTATTTATATCGGACACGGTGTGTTCGCCGGAACTGGTTGAAGCATTGCCGCCCCTGACCGTGGACGAGCCGACCGTTAGCATGATCTTCCAGGTCAATACCTCTCCTTTTGCAGGCAAAGAAGGCAAGTTCGTGACCTCGCGTAATATCCGTGAGCGTCTGGAAAAGGAGTTGATTCACAACGTGGCCTTGCGGGTGGAAGACACCGAAAGTCCGGACCGTTTTCGGGTTTCTGGCCGAGGAGAACTGCATTTGTCGGTGTTGATCGAGAATATGCGTCGGGAAGGCTTTGAGCTGGCAGTGGGATCTCCTGAGGTCATCCTGAAAGAAGCGGATGGTAAGACGCAAGAGCCTTATGAGCAGCTGATGATTGATATCGAAGAGCAGCACCAGGGTTCCATTATGGAGCAACTGGGTTTGCGTAAAGCTGAAATGGCGGACATGGTGCCCGACGGCAAAGGTCGCGTGCGTATGGACTTTATCGCGCCTTCCCGCGGTCTTATCGGTTTCCGTTCCGAGTTCCTGACCATGACGTCCGGTACCGGCATTATGAATTCCACGTTCTCTCACTATGGCGAGTTGAAAGAAGGCGACGTCAGCAAACGTCAGAACGGTGTTTTGATTTCCATGATCACCGGTAAGACGTTGGGTTATGCTCTGTTCAATCTGCAGGATCGGGGTCGCCTTATGATTGACCCTAACGTTGAAGTGTACGAGGGCCAGGTCATCGGCATTCACTCGCGTGGCAACGACCTGGTAATCAACCCGACCAAGGCCAAGCAGCTGACCAACATCCGGGCTGCGGGCACTGACGAGAACATCGTGCTTACCCCACCGATTCGTTATTCGCTGGAACAGGCGTTGGACTTTATTGACAAGGACGAACTGGTCGAAGTAACCCCCAGCTCCATCCGCATCCGTAAAAAGTTGCTGAAGGAGAATGAGCGTAAGCGCGCTCCTAAGTAA
- a CDS encoding URC4/urg3 family protein has protein sequence MADERIIQNDTGQSSGPIALLRSTSTIRERCNHILESVENNQSAHFTVNTGKLDQAAQQVEQVTRQNYPDLRIPYHSRWRHFESGGVDRKALLDTAMAGRTRADQAKARIDLTLVSVLLDAGAGPQWRYCETTEIKGKHTYARSEGLGVASFNGFMQGCFSSDPDDFLRVDADALLQVSETTLAAIFQVTDHNPLVGLAGRAQLMRRLGQTLQANPDVFGDDGRPGALYDRLTGNGSETSLAAPRVLQALLDHLSPIWLTGNELQGRPLGDCWPHPLAGGEGVTAGWVPFHKLSQWLTYSLLEPFEWSGIALTDIDGLTGLPEYRNGGLLLDTGVIVPRHADFTLRQYTAADEAIIEWRALTVALIDRLAPLVRKRLGKAEQEMPLACILEGGTWAAGRQIAKSLREGGPPPLNIESDGTVF, from the coding sequence ATGGCTGATGAAAGAATTATTCAAAATGACACCGGTCAGAGCTCAGGGCCCATCGCATTACTGCGCTCAACCTCCACCATCCGTGAACGCTGCAACCACATTCTAGAGTCAGTAGAAAATAACCAATCAGCGCATTTCACCGTCAATACGGGCAAGCTGGATCAAGCTGCTCAACAGGTAGAACAGGTTACGCGCCAAAATTACCCGGATTTGCGAATTCCCTATCACAGTCGTTGGCGCCATTTTGAATCCGGAGGTGTGGATCGCAAAGCGCTTCTGGACACGGCTATGGCTGGGCGCACGCGGGCCGATCAGGCAAAAGCGCGAATTGACCTTACCCTGGTCAGTGTGTTGCTGGATGCCGGCGCCGGCCCCCAATGGCGATATTGTGAAACGACGGAAATCAAAGGCAAACACACTTACGCACGCTCAGAGGGACTGGGGGTCGCGAGTTTTAATGGGTTCATGCAGGGCTGCTTCTCCTCTGATCCGGACGATTTCCTGCGGGTGGATGCCGACGCGTTATTACAGGTATCCGAAACAACGTTAGCCGCTATTTTTCAGGTAACTGACCACAACCCGCTGGTCGGCCTAGCCGGTCGCGCCCAATTGATGCGACGCCTGGGTCAAACCCTGCAGGCAAACCCCGACGTGTTCGGCGATGACGGCAGGCCCGGAGCCCTTTACGACAGACTGACCGGAAATGGCAGCGAAACGAGCCTCGCTGCACCACGGGTACTACAAGCACTTCTGGATCACCTGAGCCCGATCTGGCTCACCGGTAATGAATTGCAAGGCCGGCCTCTGGGTGATTGCTGGCCCCACCCGCTTGCTGGCGGTGAAGGAGTCACTGCCGGATGGGTGCCCTTTCATAAGCTCAGCCAATGGCTTACTTACTCGTTACTTGAACCGTTTGAGTGGTCGGGCATTGCCTTAACTGACATTGATGGCTTGACCGGTTTACCCGAATACCGCAATGGTGGGTTATTACTGGATACGGGCGTGATTGTGCCACGCCATGCCGACTTTACGCTGCGACAATATACCGCCGCAGATGAAGCCATTATCGAATGGCGCGCACTCACGGTTGCGCTGATTGACCGGCTGGCACCGCTGGTGCGAAAGCGATTGGGAAAAGCTGAACAGGAGATGCCGTTAGCCTGCATTCTGGAAGGAGGCACCTGGGCAGCCGGACGGCAAATTGCAAAGTCACTGCGCGAGGGAGGCCCACCGCCGCTTAATATCGAAAGTGACGGCACCGTTTTTTAA
- a CDS encoding tRNA (5-methylaminomethyl-2-thiouridylate)-methyltransferase, which yields MAIQRKAIALISGGLDSMLAVKTIQNQGIKVEGVNFYTGFCVEGHTHAIRKKDKDKEKRNNSLWVAEQLGIKMNIVDISKEYKDIVLNPQYGYGANLNPCLDCKIFMVEQANAMLNKARELADEGGFDFIITGEVIGQRPKSQRKETMPLIARESGADDRLLRPLSAKLLPPTLPEREGWIDREQLHDFSGRNRKPQIALAKQYGLDDFAQPAGGCCFLTDESYSRKLADLWTAQGRKDYELDDIMLLKVGRHIRPAPNYKLIVSREEGENNFLHGYRKQFHAIHCISHGGPLTLVDGDPTDEDLLTAARIATRFSQGKHADQVLVEICSKNGVARQLEVKPMPSEAISQAWYV from the coding sequence ATGGCTATTCAACGCAAAGCAATTGCCTTGATATCCGGCGGACTGGACTCCATGCTGGCGGTAAAAACGATTCAGAATCAAGGCATTAAAGTAGAAGGCGTTAATTTCTATACCGGATTCTGTGTGGAAGGTCATACTCATGCCATCCGTAAAAAAGACAAGGATAAAGAGAAACGCAATAATTCCTTATGGGTCGCTGAGCAGCTCGGCATTAAAATGAATATTGTTGATATATCAAAAGAATATAAAGATATCGTGCTCAACCCACAATACGGCTACGGCGCCAACCTTAACCCTTGCCTGGATTGCAAAATCTTCATGGTGGAACAAGCCAACGCCATGCTGAACAAGGCCCGTGAACTGGCAGACGAAGGCGGTTTTGACTTTATTATCACCGGCGAGGTGATTGGTCAGCGCCCCAAATCTCAACGTAAAGAGACCATGCCCCTGATTGCCCGCGAGTCCGGTGCCGATGACCGCCTGTTGCGCCCCCTCAGCGCCAAATTGCTGCCTCCCACCCTGCCGGAGCGTGAAGGCTGGATCGATCGTGAACAGTTACACGATTTTAGCGGCCGCAACCGCAAGCCGCAGATCGCCCTGGCAAAACAGTACGGCCTGGATGATTTCGCCCAACCGGCCGGTGGCTGCTGCTTCCTGACGGATGAAAGTTACTCCCGTAAACTGGCGGACCTGTGGACTGCTCAGGGTCGTAAAGACTATGAACTGGATGACATCATGCTATTGAAGGTGGGCCGCCATATTCGTCCGGCTCCTAACTACAAATTGATCGTCAGCCGCGAAGAAGGTGAAAACAATTTCCTGCACGGCTATCGCAAGCAATTTCACGCGATCCACTGCATCAGCCACGGCGGCCCGTTAACCTTGGTGGACGGCGACCCCACCGATGAAGATCTACTGACGGCGGCCCGTATTGCGACCCGCTTTAGCCAGGGCAAGCATGCTGACCAGGTATTGGTTGAAATATGCAGTAAAAATGGCGTAGCGCGGCAGCTTGAAGTGAAGCCCATGCCGAGTGAGGCTATTTCACAAGCCTGGTATGTTTGA
- a CDS encoding TonB-dependent receptor, whose amino-acid sequence MKKPPRIVLSNISLSIITVQLPLVGLLISSPLSHAESVGHNVIEEVTVTAQRHTERSVDVPISVTAIGSEDLNKGGMQQLGDIMEMTPGLRFDQTGGFSQPTIRGVGTAVVVAGSGSNVGIYTDGFYSPNQLMADSDLLNVDSVQVLKGPQGTLFGRNSTGGAILVTTREPESDPQASLDVSYESFNTQRYALYASGGPSDNLAFDLATMLRKSDGYIENINTGSDKDGAYENWSVRTGVKMQFNDRVSALFRFIHEDVDDSNADAYNLYSKDGNVYSTAAFVAAAVPSEPPIASAPYKTSSDFKPRFLADSDVFQLTVKVDLDSALLTSYTQYRDESATHNYDFDASSSALAMSHYIFDTVDEVFTQELLLTSQSDSRLQWTTGLFYFSDETRFENNRGASALTGGAFVDNGGSGVENSSIALYGDLTYALLEDQLFLTLGARYSKDSVDNAYFLDDANNLAKVSVPSIDDSEVTPRAVLRYKASENSSAYVSYSEGFKSGILNVGRATLTGINVAPEKLKAYELGYKYSAGPLAIDLATFHYDYQDLQVAGYDGFTSVIENAADSSINGVEAQIRYLATESLEISMGLTYLDAEYDKFDRAQNWVQDTTATGLFQAQYVDASGNEMLRSPELTGNLNVKYDIPVAEGWLAIWGNLYYSSDFYFDTYETYEQNAYQLLNMRVSWTDASDTYTLSLYGDNLTDEEYYTQVLPQFFGVLTTWGAPRTFGAGVELRF is encoded by the coding sequence ATGAAGAAACCCCCTCGTATCGTTCTATCCAACATTTCACTTTCGATAATCACTGTGCAGCTGCCTTTGGTGGGGCTGTTGATCAGTAGCCCGCTTTCTCATGCCGAATCGGTCGGTCACAACGTGATTGAAGAGGTCACCGTGACCGCACAAAGGCATACCGAGAGGTCGGTAGATGTACCGATATCGGTAACGGCTATCGGGTCAGAAGATCTGAACAAGGGCGGAATGCAGCAGCTTGGCGATATTATGGAGATGACACCCGGGCTGCGTTTCGATCAGACTGGGGGCTTCTCGCAGCCGACAATCAGAGGTGTAGGCACCGCCGTAGTGGTCGCAGGAAGCGGTTCTAATGTAGGTATATATACCGATGGCTTTTATTCCCCCAATCAATTAATGGCGGACTCAGATCTACTGAATGTGGACAGCGTGCAGGTGCTCAAGGGCCCTCAAGGTACGTTATTCGGACGTAACTCGACCGGTGGCGCGATTTTGGTAACCACCAGAGAGCCGGAGAGTGATCCGCAGGCTTCACTCGATGTTTCTTATGAAAGCTTTAATACGCAGCGCTATGCGCTTTATGCCTCCGGTGGTCCGAGCGATAATCTGGCCTTTGATCTGGCAACGATGCTGCGAAAAAGCGATGGTTATATTGAAAATATTAATACTGGTAGCGATAAAGACGGGGCGTACGAGAACTGGAGTGTGCGCACCGGTGTTAAAATGCAGTTTAATGATCGTGTGAGCGCGTTATTTCGCTTCATACACGAAGATGTGGACGACTCCAATGCGGATGCCTATAACCTTTATAGTAAGGATGGTAATGTCTATTCTACAGCCGCGTTTGTTGCTGCCGCTGTCCCTTCAGAGCCACCGATTGCATCAGCGCCGTATAAAACGTCCAGCGATTTCAAACCACGGTTCCTTGCGGACAGTGATGTGTTTCAGCTGACGGTGAAAGTCGATCTCGATTCCGCTTTGCTGACATCCTATACCCAATATCGTGATGAGTCTGCGACCCATAATTACGATTTTGATGCATCAAGTAGTGCATTGGCAATGAGCCACTATATATTTGACACAGTGGACGAAGTTTTCACCCAAGAGTTGCTCTTAACATCGCAGAGCGATTCCCGTTTGCAGTGGACCACCGGGTTATTCTATTTTTCCGACGAGACCCGATTTGAAAATAATCGGGGCGCATCTGCTTTAACTGGCGGAGCCTTTGTTGATAACGGCGGGTCAGGGGTCGAGAATTCATCGATCGCCTTGTATGGCGACCTTACTTACGCGTTGCTGGAAGACCAGTTATTTCTGACGCTTGGGGCCCGCTACAGTAAAGACTCGGTAGATAATGCCTATTTCCTTGATGACGCCAATAATCTGGCTAAGGTATCCGTCCCTTCGATTGATGATTCTGAGGTCACGCCACGGGCCGTACTTCGCTACAAGGCCAGCGAGAACTCGAGTGCATATGTATCTTATTCCGAAGGATTTAAATCCGGGATCTTGAACGTTGGCCGCGCCACGTTAACGGGTATCAATGTAGCCCCGGAAAAACTAAAAGCCTATGAGTTGGGTTATAAATACAGCGCCGGACCATTGGCAATTGATCTTGCGACTTTTCACTATGATTACCAAGATCTTCAGGTCGCAGGATACGATGGTTTTACCAGTGTAATTGAAAATGCAGCTGATTCCAGTATCAACGGTGTCGAAGCTCAAATACGTTATCTCGCAACAGAGAGCCTGGAAATTTCCATGGGGTTAACTTATCTGGATGCAGAATACGACAAGTTTGATCGCGCACAAAACTGGGTTCAGGATACCACCGCAACAGGCCTGTTTCAGGCGCAGTATGTGGATGCATCCGGAAACGAAATGCTTCGCTCACCCGAGCTCACGGGGAATCTGAATGTTAAGTACGATATTCCCGTTGCCGAGGGCTGGTTGGCAATATGGGGAAATCTTTATTATTCATCGGACTTTTACTTTGACACATACGAGACTTACGAACAAAACGCGTATCAACTGTTAAATATGAGGGTGTCGTGGACAGATGCTTCTGACACTTATACGCTGTCGTTGTACGGCGACAACCTGACTGATGAGGAATATTATACCCAGGTATTACCCCAATTCTTCGGCGTCCTTACAACCTGGGGTGCACCCAGAACCTTTGGTGCCGGTGTGGAATTGCGTTTTTGA
- a CDS encoding heparin lyase I family protein, with the protein MTFLRRSKMLRQGLFGLAAMMTASVASQSAIGAIIYNGDFEIGYIKTDSKDTNNGFYYGALGPDCQDSINHYSDDNDNRVQKRYARKGTYANAQTIKYNCDYRLLNNGDYQKPRQAVSIYRALPLVENTAYWIGFSFMLDKNWVSDYSNNPDNLFQLFKETTGNWNARADGANAINIREANGKFTANFRNSYDSKGNAKKFSWPTVKNKWQDLAFNIKLCRKNTPGCNGFIRMYLNGNPTPVFTHSGPNTEADAHKLVMNLYKFSWICQDASNKTMKQCLDNRAATRSKANRTVYFDELKVGNSSSSLREVSPGGNAPPPPPTSEDPVPNMTCSKADSAITKGIAAGWYRHDIADKSEWAYKITTKNGYCLSDSWKSEPFPSLTCQKAKSAIQKGLTNGWYRHNITDSSDWNHRITVKNAYCFAN; encoded by the coding sequence ATGACGTTTTTAAGACGAAGCAAGATGCTCAGGCAAGGTTTGTTTGGCTTGGCTGCAATGATGACCGCATCTGTTGCATCCCAGTCAGCCATCGGAGCAATTATATATAACGGTGATTTTGAAATTGGTTATATAAAAACAGACAGCAAAGATACGAATAATGGTTTTTATTATGGGGCGCTGGGTCCGGATTGTCAGGACTCAATTAACCACTATAGTGACGATAATGACAACCGGGTTCAGAAGCGATATGCACGGAAAGGGACCTACGCTAATGCGCAAACGATAAAGTACAATTGTGATTACAGGTTGCTTAATAATGGTGATTATCAAAAGCCTCGTCAGGCCGTTAGTATATATAGAGCCCTTCCGCTAGTGGAAAACACCGCTTACTGGATTGGATTTTCATTTATGTTGGATAAAAACTGGGTTTCCGATTATAGCAATAATCCAGATAATCTATTTCAGTTATTTAAAGAAACAACCGGTAACTGGAATGCAAGAGCGGATGGTGCCAATGCTATCAACATTAGAGAAGCCAACGGTAAATTTACCGCGAATTTCAGAAATAGCTATGATAGTAAAGGCAATGCAAAAAAATTCAGCTGGCCGACTGTAAAGAACAAATGGCAGGACCTGGCATTTAATATAAAGCTTTGCAGAAAAAACACGCCTGGTTGTAATGGTTTTATCCGCATGTATTTAAATGGCAATCCGACACCTGTGTTCACCCATAGTGGGCCCAACACTGAGGCGGATGCACATAAATTGGTTATGAACCTGTACAAATTTAGCTGGATTTGCCAAGATGCTTCGAACAAAACCATGAAACAATGTCTCGATAATCGAGCAGCAACACGCTCGAAAGCAAATCGAACGGTTTACTTCGATGAGTTGAAAGTAGGTAACAGCAGCAGTAGTTTGCGAGAAGTGTCGCCCGGAGGTAATGCTCCGCCACCGCCTCCGACATCCGAAGATCCTGTGCCGAATATGACCTGCAGTAAAGCAGATAGCGCTATCACCAAGGGCATAGCTGCAGGTTGGTATAGGCACGACATCGCGGACAAGAGCGAGTGGGCATATAAAATTACTACGAAGAATGGCTATTGTCTTAGCGATAGCTGGAAATCGGAGCCCTTTCCTTCTCTTACTTGCCAGAAAGCAAAGTCCGCCATTCAAAAGGGGCTAACCAATGGGTGGTATAGGCACAACATCACAGATAGTAGTGATTGGAACCATCGAATTACAGTTAAGAACGCATACTGCTTTGCAAATTAA